TTTCATCTCTGTCATAGCAATGGATACAATGACTGGCTCTTTTGATACAACATTAAAAAAGCTAAACGGTGCTGCGTTAACAAGGCCTGTAGCGTTTTGAGTTGTCAACCACGCAATTGGTCTTGGAATAACCAGTCCTGAAATTAATTTGTAAGCATCAGTACTGCTCATATCTTCTGGTTTAAATGCTTTCATTTTTTCTCCCTATACGACGTTCTTGAATTTTTTTCATACTCCACAGTGGCTCTAATTTCCTATCGCGAAATGCATCTGACGTATCCAAACGACGTAAAGCTGCTGCAGTTCGTGCCTTTTCCGCTTCTGCTCCTGGAAAGAGATGGGGAGGTAAACTCAGTGAAAGGCCTGCCTCATCCGGAGTCTCATCTATCCAAAAACCAGAGGTTACGAGCGCTTCTTCGTAACTATCAACCTTTGCTTGCCCAGACCGCACCATATCTAAAGCAGCAATACCTGGAGTATCTGTAGCAATTTCGAAAAGCACACCAGGGGCAACCTTCACATATTCACTCGAAAAATAAAAACGTTCTACTAATCCTGAGTGAGGTATCATATAAGATTTGACACGCTCAATCCAATATCTAAGGGTATCGGGATTAGCTGTACGAAAAGCGACATGATGCACCGTGCCATGCCCTTGATATGCGTGCTGCCCTTCTTTATCTTGCTCAATGATAATCGAGGCACCATTGCCACCCCCTGCTCCCTCAAATAGTGTGAAATTATCTTCAGTTGCGTGCCTGCGAAATCCAAAAACTTCTGCGAGCAATTGCTGGATAATATTTACTTCTGACAACTTAATGAAAACAGGTCCTAAGCCTAAAATAGCATGCTCAGCCTCTACATTTGAAAGCTGCCAAGGTTTTCCTGGAGCAAGAACACCTTGATTTTTTTCATCGGAAATCAATTGGTACCGCTGACCATCAAAATCCTCAAACTCTAAATATTTTTTACCAAAGCGCTCTGCCACCAAACCATGTGGTACAGCTGCTGCATCAAATCTTTGATGCCAGTATTCCAAAGATATATCCTGAGCAACACGAAAGGAAATACGGTCAATGCTATTGATGCCGTGGCTACCGGCTCCTATTCCAGGAAAATCAAAAAACGTCATGTCCGTTCCAGGATTCCCCTCTTCATCCGTAAAATAAAGATGATAGGTTTCGTAATCATCCTGATTAACAGTAAGTTTTGCCAGTCGCAGCCCTAAAATATTTGTAAAAAAATCATAGGTCTTTTGGGCACTTGAAGTAATCGCTGTAACATGGTGTATCCCTCCCAGTGCAACTTCCGAATTTAGTTTTGTCATAATTATTTCCCTTAAATTAATGTTTACAGTTGTAAATCTTAATTTTATTATATCATCTCTTGCATAATTTTCAAGCAACTTGAATTAAAAAATGCCTCTCTTCAGAGACACATTTTCTAGATTTTAAAATAATTTAAGAGGAGCTGGCAAAAATACAATTCTGTTGTGCTTTCTTTCACTTGCGCTTGCTTTATCTTTCCAAGGAGCTCATTGAGTATTTCTTCTTTTTTATAAGAAGATATTGTATTAATCCCTTTTTGAAAAAGTTCCTGCTCTTCAGATATAGGGATGCTCTTTGTTTTTTCTAAAAGCGCAACAACACTAGAAGCTTGATTTCTTAAGTCAGTGTGTCGCGTAATATTGCTAAAGATTTCTTCTAAGTGTGTGGCTGCCTCAATACATAGGTTTTTTCCCATCATCCCATTTAAGTTTGAACGTATTATGCTTTGTTCCCAAATATTTAAAACTCGCGCCGCGGCTGAAGTAAAGAGCAAACTGAACTGACAAATTTCCTCCGTTCGTAAATAAAAGTTATAAGCCATCTGTAACGTATACGCCAACTGATAAAGTTCCAAGTGACTTAAAGGGCTCTCCTTTGTTTTTAAAGAAGAATAATTTGCATTGATAAACTCAAAATGTAGCTTTAATAAGTGGACGATGATATCCCTAATTTTTTCATCATTTGAAGCCAGCGGTACAAATAAACTGGCTTGCATGGCGGAGTGTTGCAACCAAAAAGTTGTTTCTCCTTGAAAGAAAAGACCACGCTTCGTTTTTTCTTGCTCTTCTAAATAAGTTATCAGTTTATCTTTGAAAATCCTGTGAAACACAAGTGTCCATTCGGGATTGATCTCTTCACTCAGCGTTTCGATTCGAAAAATTGTTTTTCGACTTTCCATTGACAACCTGATTGTGTGCATCCTTTTCTTCCTTCCTGTCATTTATTCCCATATTTTTAAACGGGATATTTCTTTCAAACTTTTTGAAAAATCATCGGTCAATATAGTCACATGTCCCATTTTTCTATCGACCTTCGCTTCCAACTTTCCATAATCATGAATATGCCACTCAGGCCTTTCATGCGCCAATCGCTCCATTTGTGGGACGTCTTGGCCAAGAATATTGAGCATAATGGCTTTTTTCAAAAGTCGAGGTTGCGGGAGTTCCTCACCGAGAATACCTTTGATATGTAAGTCAAATTGCGAAAAATCACAAGCCTCTATGGTATAGTGTCCCGAGTTATGGGGACGTGGGGCAAGTTCATTTACATAAATCTCGCCCGATGCTGTCAGAAACATTTCTACACAAAGCGTGCCTGCAAGCTGGAGCTCTTTAGCTATCGCCAGTGCCAGATCTTTGGCTTTCTCGCTGACCTCAAGAGGTAGAGGCGCGGGAGCAATCGTGCGGTGTAGGATATTATTGATATGTTCATTTTGACAAAGCGGGAAGGTTACAAAATCCTGCCCGTTCCCACTAATAATTAAAGAAATCTCGCAATCAAAATCAACAAAGTCCTCCAATACACATTCCGCGCGCTCTGCTAACTTCATCGCCTCCAGCAAATCCTCATCTGATTTCAAGACAACCTGACCATGTCCATCATAGCCGCCCGTTGTTGTTTTCAACACGTGTTTTTTTGTCACTTGCTCTGGAAGGTCTTGAGCATTTTCTACGCGTTGCCACGGGGCTATTTTCACGCCACATTGTTCTAGAAACTCTTTTTCTAACCGACGATTCTGCGTGATTTCTAATAATCGAATGCCTTGCGGAATAGCGACACAGGCATCAAGCTGATGCAAGGCGCTCGCCGATACGTTTTCAAACTCATAGGTTATTAAGTCACAAGCATAAGCGAGCTTAAGAAGCGCATCAACATCATCATATTCCGCAATGATCAACTCATCCGAACACTTTGCTGCGGAACAGTTCGGATTAGGATCAAGTGTAATCACTTTATGGCCCATATATTGTGCAGAAATCGCCATCATTTGGCCCAACTGCCCACCACCAATAATTCCAATTGTTTTTTTCTTATGTTGCATATTCTTATTATAGGCCATTTTTCTTTATTCTCCCTATTCTTTTCGGATAGTTTAAAAAATAAATCCGCATATCATCCGGATTTTCGTTTACTAAAATCAAAATATTTTTACAAATATTACGCTCGCTTTTAAATTAAAAGTTTACAACAATTCTTTAGTGGAAGAGACCGATAGATCGGCTGCTTCTTTTCTATATTTTTTCAATTTTTCCGCCAAACTTTTATCAGCAAGTGCCAAAATCTGAACCGCATAGAGGGCTGCATTTTTGGCTCCTGCAGAGCCTATAGCCATACTGGCAACAGGAACTCCACCCGGCATCTGGACAATGGAGTAAAGGCTATCGAGGCCTGATAAGGCACGTGATTGAATAGGCACACCAATCACAGGAAGCAAGGTCATTGCAGCAACCATTCCAGGTAAATGCGCCGCGCCTCCCGCACCAGCAATTATGAGCTTGTAACCTTGTTGCTCCGCATTTTTCGCAAAATTCATCATAATTTCTGGCGTCCGGTGAGCGGAGACAACTTTTTTATCAAAATCTATACCGAACGTCTCCAAAATATGAGCCGCTTGTTTCATTGTCTCCCAATCTGAAAGTGATCCCATAATAACTGCAACATCTGCCATTTTTATACTCCTTTATTTCCAATATCTTTACGATAAAACATTCCTGTGTTGTCTAATTTATCTAATTTCTCGTAAAGGGACTGCTGAATACTTTTTATTTCTTTGCCGGTTTCAGTTACCATGTATATGCGCCCCCCCTTTGAAAGGAGCTTTCCGTCTTTTTTTATAACACCAGCATAAAAACAGTTCAAATCCTGCATCTCTGGTAGAACAACACTCTCTGTTGAGGCGTCTGGATAGCCCTGATTTGCTACAACTACGCCTAAGGTAACTTCTTCAGTATTACAGGTCAAATTTGGCTCGCGTCCTTGCAAGATATCCAATACATTTTCAAAAAAATCACTGGTAATCGTTTCTAAAACCACTTGCGTTTCTGGGTCACCAAAACGTGCATTAAATTCAATCGTTTTTACACCTTCGGCTGTCACTATTAATCCTGCATAAAGAATACCCGTAAAAGCCTTATTCTCTGCCTCTAACCCAGATACAGTTGGCTGGACAATTTTTTCTATGGCTTCCTGTACCACGGCTTCTGGAATATGAGGTACAGGTGCATAAGCACCCATCCCGCCTGTATTTGGGCCTTGATCACCGTCAAAGGCACGTTTATGATCTTGCGCAATAGGTAACGGGTAAATCTTTCCTTCATGTACTAAGCTGAAAAGTGAAAACTCTTCGCCCTCAAGGTATTCCTCTACCACAACTTTTGCTTCTTTTGTCTGGAAAATATCTGCTAAAGCAGCTTTTGCCGCTTCTAAATCCATGGCAACTGTGACACCTTTACCTGCAGCTAAACCATCTGCCTTGATAACAATCGGTGCGCCTTTTGTCTCAACATAAATTAGAGCATTGGCAAAATCCGTAAAGCTCTCATAGTCTGCCGTGGGCACGCCATATTTTTTCATTATTGACTTGGCAAAAGTTTTACTGCCCTCGATTTGAGCAGCCTCAGCTCTCGGTCCAAATATAAGCAGCCCCTCATCTAAGAAAGCATCCACAATACCGTTCATTAATGCTGTTTCTGGACCAACAAAAGTCAAGTCTACTTTTTTCTTTTTCGCAAATTCCACCAACAAATGATTTTCAAGTTCGGAAATAGCTACATTTTCCAGCTTTTCCTCCGTCATACCCACATTTCCTGGGCAAATAAAAACTTTATCTACTTTTTCACTTTTTGCAAACTTTCGTGCAAGTGCATGTTCACGCCCACCTGAACCAATAACTAAAACCCTCATATTTCCTCGCTTTCTTCTCACTTCTATCTTAAGATATTTAGAGAAAAAGAAAAAGCCCCAAGGGGCTTTTCTAAATATATTCTTATTCTATTGTTCGGAATTATCAAGCGAGGACAGGAAGAGAAGGTATTTCTAATAAATCTTCGATGACACAATCTGGTGTTAAATCTTTTTGAGCTTCCAAGTGTTTAGGGTTATACCAGATCGTCTTAATACCTGCATTTTTCCCGCCGAGGATATCCGTAGCCAAAGTATCACCAACAATCGCAAAATCTTTATCTGCAGCGTGATCGATGTGGTCAAACACATAATCAAAGAATTCTTTTGATGGTTTATGTTTTCCAATCTCTTCACTGATAAAAATTTCTTGGAAATATCCGGCAATGCCAGATTCTAAAATTCGTGGACGAGAAACTTTGGATGTACCGTTACTCACAATGTACATCTCTGTCGCTTCTTGCGCCAGTCGATCCAAAAGTTCCATGGCATGATCCATCAATTCATGACCTTGAGCCAAGTGAAGTTGGTAAGCTGCATCAACAGCTGAAGCATCATAAGCTTCTTTAACTCCCAAAGCTGTAAAAGCATGTGCAAAGCGTGTAGAAAGAAGCTCTTCACGACTGATTTCTCCTGCTTCATGACTTCGCCAAAGGGCTTTGTTTTCACGTGAGTAGATGGCTCTGTTTTCTTTTGTATCTTCAATATGGTATTGCTCAAAGATTTTGCCTAAAGCCATGTACTCTGCCTTATCAAAATCAAGAAGTGTGTTGTCTATGTCAAAAAGTAATACAGTCATTTTTATCTCTTTCTAAAAATTTATGATAGCTCTAGTTTAACGATTTCATCATATTTTTTCAACAAAAGAGACTTTTATCACGGACATTATCTAGCCAATAAAGCAACCGACTGATAAGGCGCCAGTGTTTCAGACTTGTATGAATCATAGTTATTCACGAAGACTTCTGCATCTTCAAACCCTGGGGGCAAGCTAAAGTTCACGCTGTGATTGGCAAAGTTATTCAATACAAGTAAACGCTGGCCTTCATATTCGCGCACAAAAGCATAAATGTGCTCTGAATCTTTAAGTGCAGCTTTATAATCTCCCTCCGAAATAATTTTTTCCGTTTTTCGCAAACGAATCATTTCTTTATAGAAATTATAGATTTCTCCGTTTTTATCTCTTTTCAGATTAATGTCGGTATGTTTGCCCACCTTCAACCACGGCTCTCCTTTGGTGAACCCCGCATTTGCGCTATCGTCCCATTGCATCGGCGTTCTTGAATTATCACGTGATTTACTGCTGATTATTTCAAAAGCTTCGGCTTCTGTTTTTCCTTGTTCCAAGAGCCGTTCGTAAGCATTTAAAGCTTCTAAATCTTGATAATCAGCGACAGAATCATAATCAGGGTCAATCATACCAATTTCTTCCCCCATATAAATAAAGGGTGTGCCACGGCTGAGGTGAATCGCGGCAGCCAGCATTGTTGCTCCTTTGATACGGAAATTTTTCACATCCACAAAACGATTGAGTGCCCGAGGTTGATCATGATTATTCCAGAAAGTAGCATTCCAGCCCCCACCTTCTGCCATTTTTTCGCCCCATTCATGGAAAAGCACTTTAAGTGCTTGAAAGTCAAAGGGAACTTTTGTCCATTTATCACCAGCTTTGTAATCTGTTTTTAGATGATGGAAATTAAAAACCATACTGAGTTCTTTTCGCTCCGGTTGCGTATAGAGAATACTGTTTTCAATTGACGTTGAGCTCATTTCTCCCACAGTGATGGCATGTTCATCTTGACCAAAGGTGGCCGCATTGAGCATTTTTAGATATTCATGCGTGATAGGTTTATCTGTATACTCAAATTTTCCATCAAATTCTGGGTTGTTTTTAAGTATTTCGTCTTTTCCAATAACGTTTATCACGTCAAAGCGAAAGCCTGATATACCTTTGTCACGCCAAAAATTGACAACTTCAAACAGTTCTTGGCGGACATTTGGATTACGCCAATTTAAGTCGGCTTGGGAAATATCATAAAGATGAAGATAATATTTACCTGTATCTCCAAATGGTGCCCAAGCATTGCCGCCAAATTTCGACACCCAATCCGTAGGTTCATCTCTAAGAATGAAGAAATCTTGGTAATATTTATCACCGGCAAGAGCTTTTTTAAACCACTCATGTTCTGTTGAAACATGGTTCAATACCATGTCCAACATAAATTCAATACCTAACTCTTTGCCACGCGCTACCATTTGATCAAAATCTTTAAAATCACCAAATACTGGATCTATATTAGTATAGTCAGAAATATCATAACCATTATCTCTTTGCGGACTGGGGTAAAAAGGATTAAGCCAAATCATGTCGATTCCTAATTCCGCCAAATAAGGTAATTTTTCCGTTACCCCTCTGAGATCACCAATACCATTTCCTGTCGTGTCTAAAAATGATTTAGGGTAAATTTGATAGATGACTTTTTCACTCAATGTCATAATTTTTTCCTTTTGTTTCTTATTTATTTACGGCTGATTTAAAGACGTTTTTCTTTTCAAGCCCTGTTCCCATTGTATCTGAGTCTTTGAAGCCAAAGAACCAAACCAATGTCATGGATACAACAATACAAACGGCTGTCGCAATCCAAAAGTAGATAAAGTTGTTAGGATTGCCCGCAGCATGAGTCAAAGGATTTGTCGTTGCCGCGAAGTTAGGGAAACCAATAAGTGAGCCTGAGAAGCCATACATATGTAGGTCAAATAAGCCAGCAACCGCAGCACCTGCAGCTGCACCGATCGAACTCATGATGAAGACGCGAATGTATTTTAAGTTAATCCCATACATGGCTGGCTCCGTTACCCCACAGAAAGCTGAAATTGCTGCTGGTAGAGCTAATCCTTTAAGACTTTGTTGGCGCGTTTTGAGAAAGACTGTTAGAGCGCCTGCACCTTGTGCCAACATTGTAAAGGAAACGATCATGTTAATATTTGATTCCCCTGTTGTTACGATTTGTTGAGTCAAGATAGGAATAACCAACCAATGGAGACCAAAGATAACCAGAACTTGGTAAAGTCCGCCAATAATTGCTCCTGCGATAGTGAGGTTAAGGTTAATCAACCCTGTAATAACTGAAGCAAGCGCAGAGGAAACAATACTAATTACGGGACCTACCAACAAGAGCACTAATGAAGCTACTACAAAGAAGGTAATCATCGGTACAAAAATTGAACGAAGCGCTAAAGGCATGTGTTTCTTAAGCCAAGCCCCGATTGGTTTAGCCATCCAAGCGGCTACAATAATCGGGAAAATAGTATAAGCATAATTTGGTAGACTGACAGGAATATTAAAATAACTTGTATTAAAAGTTACGCCAAATAATTCCATAACTACTGGTGCTTTTCCAGCTACAATCTCTCCCTTTTCAATAACATTAGGTGCTGCAACTAGACCTTGTAAAGCAGGGTGGATCATAAATCCACCAACTGCAGCCACGACAAACGGGTCTGAACCTAACTGTTTGGCAGCAGCATAACCTACCAAGACAGGGAGGAAGTAGAATGGTGCCATCGCCATTGTTGAAATAATAATATAGGTTGGATCTGTCGGACTAATAAGTTCAAAAATATGATTTCCTTTAACAAACATGTTAAGAATCCCGTTAATCATACCGCCAGCCGCTAATAAACCGATAATCGGCATCATTGATCCTGTAATTGTTCCAACTACAACTTGAAAAGCGCGAATGATAGGGTTTTTAGAAACTTTAGTTTCCACGACTTCCTCATTACTTTCGCCATCCACTACACGGCTCCCCAGCTGTGCAACAATTTCGTCATAGACGTCTTCAACAGCTTGACCGATAACGACTTGGTACTGCCCCAAATTTGCATTGTAGACAACCCCGGCTACCCCATCCATTGCTTCAAGTTTTTCATCGTCTGCTTTTTCTTTGTCGACTAAATAGAAACGTAAGCGTGTGATACAGTGAATCACCTTTGTGATATTTTCCTCACCACCAACAGCGGCAATGATTTCTGTTGCTAATTTTTTGTAATCTGCCATGATTTCTCCTTTTTATTTTGCAGTTGCTTGGCCCAACATATCACCTGCTTGAGCATTTCCTTTTTGAACGGTAAGACTGTCGAGTTTTTCATTTGTATTCGTAATTAAAATCATACTCGTAAGTGGTAATCCTGCTGCTTCAACTTCTTTCCAATTGACCTGTCCCAGAGCATCGCCGCCCTCAACTCTATCACCTACTTTAACCTTAATCTGAAAAGGTTGTCCATTTAAACTTACTGTATCAATTCCGAGATGAAGCAACACTTCTAAACCATCTGCCCGCTTGAATCCGATAGCATGTCCTTGTACCAAACTGACTTCTCCTGCTACTGGACTGACAATCTCACTACTTGTAGGTTCAATAGCATAGCCATCTCCCATAACTTTTTTGGCAAATACAGGGTCGGAAACCTTTTCCAAATCAATAACTGTACCCGCTAAAGGTGCATAGAGGTTCTTGTCCTCACTCACACTTTTTTTCTTTCCAAAACCAAACATCTTTATTCTCCTTCAATAAAAATAAACTACAACTTGTACGTACAAGTTTATAATAGCAAAATGAAAGCGGTTTTGCAAGCGGTTATATTTTCACTTTAACTTAAAGTGGTTTTTTGTTACACTTAGGTTATGAAAAAGTACGAAATTATTCTTCGGGATTTGGAGAAAAAAATTCATGAAGGAAGATATCCCGAAAATGAGCTCTTGCCCAGTGAAAACCAGCTTACAGTGCTCTATCAAACAAGCCGCGCAACAGTAAGACAAGCACTAAAAATCTTGGAAGAAAACGGGATTATTCAACGCCGTCATGGCTTTGGCTCCATTGTTATCCCAAGAGAGAGATTGATGTTTCCTATTTCAGGTTTAACTTCTTTCAAAGAGCTTAAAGACTCTTTAAACTTCAGCTCAACCACTGAAATATTAATTTTTGAAAAAATAACTGTAGATAAACAACTCTCAGAACTTTCTTTTTTTGAAGAAGGTACTCAAGCTTTCCATATCCTCCGCCGACGAAATATCGATGAACAGTTTGTTATCCTAGACCGTGACTATATTTTGGCTTCTGCAGCACCTGATATGACCAGAGAAAAAGTGAAGTCTTCTCTATATGCTTATCTTGAAGATCACGTGCATCTCGATATTTCATATGCTCAAAAAGAAATCACAATTGATTTTGTCAATGATGAAGATAAAACTTATTTGGATTTGAACCCTAAAGACCGCCATGTCGTGAGCGTGCGCAGTCATGTTTACCTCGCGAATAATAATGTTTTTCAGTACACAGAAAGCCGACATCAAGTGGATAAGTTTCGCTTTACTGAGTTTTCGAGACGGCAAAAACATTAATAAAAAGCTAGACTCTCGTCTAGCTTTTTATTAATGACGGAAATGTCTCACACCCGTAAAGACCATCGTGATCCCATGCTTGTCACACGCGTCAATGACTTCTTGATCGCGGACAGACCCACCCGGTTGGACAATTGCTTTGATGCCAGATTTGGCAATCTCATCAATATTATCTGCAAAGGGGAAGAAGGCATCAGAGGCAAGCACAGCATTATCTAGACCTTTTTCCTGCGCTGCTTCGATGGCTATTTTAACCGAAGCTACACGGTTGGTTTGACCAGGGCCAACGCCCAGTGTTTGGTGTTCATTTGTGACAATAATACCGTTAGACTTCACATATTTGACCGCTTTCCAGGCAAATTTTAGCGCCTCCCATTGCTCCTTATTAGGTTGGGCTTGCGTTGCTACTGTCCAACTTTCTGGTTGTTCTGCAACAACATCTTGCTCCTGGATTAAAACACCACCAAGCACACCTGTAATCATGGCTTCTTTTTCTGACGCTGCAATTTGTTCAAAATCAAGCGTAAGCAAACGGATATTTTTCTTTTTTGTCAAAATTGCCAGAGCTTCATCAGAAAAGGCTGGGGCAATTATGATTTCTAAAAATATTTTGCTCATTTTCTCAGCTGTTTTTTGGTCAACAGGGCGATTTAAAACGACAATACCGCCGAAGATGGAGACGGGGTCGGCCTCATAAGCGTAATCCCAAGCCTGCTCAATCGTTTCAGCTTGGCCTATGCCGCAAGGATTCATGTGTTTAAGGGCTACAACTGTTGGTTGCTCCGTAAAATCACGCGCAATCTGCAAGGCTGCATCTGCATCACGTACGTTGTTGTATGATAATTCTTTCCCGTTTAATTGCACACTTTGACCAATCGAATAAGGAGTTGGAAGTGCATTTTCATAAAAATCGGCATCTTGTTGTGGATTTTCACCATAACGCATTCCTTGTTTTAAATCATAGGTCAGTGTCAGCTTTTCCGGCTTTTCCTCTTGATCAGAAAATTTTTCTGTTAAATATTGTGCAATGAGCGCGTCATATGCAGCAGTATGTCGAAAAGCTTTAGCCGCCAAGCGTTGACGAAGCTCTAAGCTGGTTTCACCCGCTTTTTCAAGTTCTTCGAGTACTGCAGCATAGTCCGTTGGATCAACAAGAACAGTAACATCTGCATGATTTTTAGCTGCAGAACGCAACATCGAAGGACCACCAATATCAATATTTTCGACAATTGTTTGATGATCAGCTCCTGATAAGAGTGCCTCTTTGAAAGGATAAAGATTGACAACAACCAAATCAATGGGTGTAATATTGTGCTCTTCTAAGGCAAGGAGGTGGCTGTCCAAATCACGTCGTGCCAAAAGTCCGCCATGAATCATTGGATGCAATGTTTTCACACGCCCATCCATCATTTCCGGAAAATGCGTCACTTCTTCAATCGCTAAGGTTGCAATACCTGCTTCATCTAAAGCTTTTTTTGTTCCGCCCGTTGAGATAATTTCAAAACCGAGTTTACTTAAAGACCCAGCCAATTCAACACTTCCATTTTTATCTGACACACTAATAAGCGCACGTTTAGTCATTTTTATTCCTTTTCTATTTTTAAGTTTATAATAGCTCTTACTATTTTTTGATAAGCTCTTGTACTACTTTTATATACAATTCATGCTCTGCTTGATGGAGCTTTTTTTCATACTCAGCGAGTTCCCGATGATAATCAAGCTGCTGCTGGGCTAAAATTTCTCCTGTATCGACGCCTGAATCCACCCAATGAACTGTGATTCCTAAACCTTCTTGAGCTTGCCAGGATTCCTCCAAAGCATGAGCTGAACCAGCAAAAGCTGGCAGATAAGAGGGATGTATATTAATAATTCGTCCTTCATAAGCTTGTAAAAGAGTGGGACCAACAATTTTCATATAACCTGCAAGACAAATCAAATCAATCTGGTGGTCACGAAGTAAAGCAACTAAGGTTTCTTCATAACTCTGCTTATCAGCAAAAGATTTTAACGTAAAGCTGACGGCAGTTACATTGAGCTTCTGCGCTCTTTGCAGAGCATAAGCCTCAGTCTTATCCGAGAACAAGAGCTGAATTTCCGTGGGAAAAGCTTGAGCGAGGGCTTCAAAGTTAGATCCTGATCCTGAGGCAAAAACGGCAATCCTCATTTTATAATTACCGCTTGTTTCACACGTGGAGTAATTTTTCCGATTTCATAACATTTTACTCTTTGCTTCACTTCTTCAACCTTTTCTGGGGCCACAGCAAGGACCATACCAATTCCCATATTGAAAATTTGGAACATTTCGTCATGAGACACTTGACCGTATTTCTCCAAAGCTTGGAAAATAGGCAATATCTCCCAGCTGCCTTCTTTAATTTCAGCTGTTAAATGATCACCAAACATCCGCGGAAGATTTTCATAAAAGCCCCCTCCTGTAATGTG
This window of the Lactococcus garvieae subsp. garvieae genome carries:
- a CDS encoding VOC family protein, translating into MTKLNSEVALGGIHHVTAITSSAQKTYDFFTNILGLRLAKLTVNQDDYETYHLYFTDEEGNPGTDMTFFDFPGIGAGSHGINSIDRISFRVAQDISLEYWHQRFDAAAVPHGLVAERFGKKYLEFEDFDGQRYQLISDEKNQGVLAPGKPWQLSNVEAEHAILGLGPVFIKLSEVNIIQQLLAEVFGFRRHATEDNFTLFEGAGGGNGASIIIEQDKEGQHAYQGHGTVHHVAFRTANPDTLRYWIERVKSYMIPHSGLVERFYFSSEYVKVAPGVLFEIATDTPGIAALDMVRSGQAKVDSYEEALVTSGFWIDETPDEAGLSLSLPPHLFPGAEAEKARTAAALRRLDTSDAFRDRKLEPLWSMKKIQERRIGRKNESI
- the purK gene encoding 5-(carboxyamino)imidazole ribonucleotide synthase, with the protein product MAYNKNMQHKKKTIGIIGGGQLGQMMAISAQYMGHKVITLDPNPNCSAAKCSDELIIAEYDDVDALLKLAYACDLITYEFENVSASALHQLDACVAIPQGIRLLEITQNRRLEKEFLEQCGVKIAPWQRVENAQDLPEQVTKKHVLKTTTGGYDGHGQVVLKSDEDLLEAMKLAERAECVLEDFVDFDCEISLIISGNGQDFVTFPLCQNEHINNILHRTIAPAPLPLEVSEKAKDLALAIAKELQLAGTLCVEMFLTASGEIYVNELAPRPHNSGHYTIEACDFSQFDLHIKGILGEELPQPRLLKKAIMLNILGQDVPQMERLAHERPEWHIHDYGKLEAKVDRKMGHVTILTDDFSKSLKEISRLKIWE
- the purE gene encoding 5-(carboxyamino)imidazole ribonucleotide mutase yields the protein MADVAVIMGSLSDWETMKQAAHILETFGIDFDKKVVSAHRTPEIMMNFAKNAEQQGYKLIIAGAGGAAHLPGMVAAMTLLPVIGVPIQSRALSGLDSLYSIVQMPGGVPVASMAIGSAGAKNAALYAVQILALADKSLAEKLKKYRKEAADLSVSSTKELL
- the purD gene encoding phosphoribosylamine--glycine ligase, with the protein product MRVLVIGSGGREHALARKFAKSEKVDKVFICPGNVGMTEEKLENVAISELENHLLVEFAKKKKVDLTFVGPETALMNGIVDAFLDEGLLIFGPRAEAAQIEGSKTFAKSIMKKYGVPTADYESFTDFANALIYVETKGAPIVIKADGLAAGKGVTVAMDLEAAKAALADIFQTKEAKVVVEEYLEGEEFSLFSLVHEGKIYPLPIAQDHKRAFDGDQGPNTGGMGAYAPVPHIPEAVVQEAIEKIVQPTVSGLEAENKAFTGILYAGLIVTAEGVKTIEFNARFGDPETQVVLETITSDFFENVLDILQGREPNLTCNTEEVTLGVVVANQGYPDASTESVVLPEMQDLNCFYAGVIKKDGKLLSKGGRIYMVTETGKEIKSIQQSLYEKLDKLDNTGMFYRKDIGNKGV
- a CDS encoding YjjG family noncanonical pyrimidine nucleotidase, encoding MTVLLFDIDNTLLDFDKAEYMALGKIFEQYHIEDTKENRAIYSRENKALWRSHEAGEISREELLSTRFAHAFTALGVKEAYDASAVDAAYQLHLAQGHELMDHAMELLDRLAQEATEMYIVSNGTSKVSRPRILESGIAGYFQEIFISEEIGKHKPSKEFFDYVFDHIDHAADKDFAIVGDTLATDILGGKNAGIKTIWYNPKHLEAQKDLTPDCVIEDLLEIPSLPVLA
- the treC gene encoding alpha,alpha-phosphotrehalase; translation: MTLSEKVIYQIYPKSFLDTTGNGIGDLRGVTEKLPYLAELGIDMIWLNPFYPSPQRDNGYDISDYTNIDPVFGDFKDFDQMVARGKELGIEFMLDMVLNHVSTEHEWFKKALAGDKYYQDFFILRDEPTDWVSKFGGNAWAPFGDTGKYYLHLYDISQADLNWRNPNVRQELFEVVNFWRDKGISGFRFDVINVIGKDEILKNNPEFDGKFEYTDKPITHEYLKMLNAATFGQDEHAITVGEMSSTSIENSILYTQPERKELSMVFNFHHLKTDYKAGDKWTKVPFDFQALKVLFHEWGEKMAEGGGWNATFWNNHDQPRALNRFVDVKNFRIKGATMLAAAIHLSRGTPFIYMGEEIGMIDPDYDSVADYQDLEALNAYERLLEQGKTEAEAFEIISSKSRDNSRTPMQWDDSANAGFTKGEPWLKVGKHTDINLKRDKNGEIYNFYKEMIRLRKTEKIISEGDYKAALKDSEHIYAFVREYEGQRLLVLNNFANHSVNFSLPPGFEDAEVFVNNYDSYKSETLAPYQSVALLAR